The nucleotide window GTGGCTGGCGGCCTGACCCTGCCGGCGGTCACCACACTGGCCATGGCCGGCGCTACCGACACGGACGCCGGGCTCGCCTCCGGCCTGGCCAACACCACCCAACAGGTCGGCGGCGCCGTCGGCCTGGCCGCGCTGGCCACCCTGGCCGCCGCCCGCAGCGACGGGCTGCGGGCCGCCGGTTGGGCCGAGACCGCCGCGCTCGCCGGCGGCTACCGGACCGCGTTCGCCGTGGCCGCCGGCCTCGTCGTCGCCGCGTGGCTGGTGGCGCTGACCACAGTGCCCCGACGCGCGGCCGGGCCGTCGTCGGCCGCCGACCCGTCGGGCCCGGCCGCTGTGGGCGCCGAAACCGATCCGTACCGAAGCGCCGCGTCCGGTTGACCGACGGCAGTCAGCCCGGGAGGGTGGTCGGGTGAGTGAGGCTGACGAGACCCGGGACGGCGTGGCCCTGACCAACCTGGACCAGCCGCTGTCCGACCGCGATGACGCGACGAAGCGTGACCTGGTCGACTACCTCGACGCGGTCGGGGACCGGATCCTCCCGCACCTGCGGGGCCGGCCGCTGTCGGTGATCAGGGTCCGCCCCGGCCAGCCGCCGTTCATGCAGAAGAACCTGCCCCGCTACACCCCGGACTGGGTCCGCCGGGCGCCGGTCTGGGCCGAGGCGTCGCACCGGGAAATCTCGTACGCCCTCTGCGACGACCGCCGTACCCTGCTCTGGTTCGCCAACCAACGTGCGGTGGAGTACCACCCGACGCTGGCCACCGTCGCGGACCTGCACCGCCCGACCCACCTGATCCTGGACCTGGACCCGCCGGACGGTGACGGGTTCCGCGCGGCGGTCGCCGCGGCCCTGCTGGTCCGCCAGGCGCTCGCCGACGCCGGCCTGGCTGGTGCGGTCAAGACCAGCGGCGCCAAGGGCGTGCACGTCTTCGTGCCGGTGACCGCCGAGGCCACGGCCGAGGAGTTGGCCGCCGCCACCCGGGCGCTCGCCGTCCGCGCCGAACGGCTCGACCCGGTGGTGGCCACCACGGCGTACATCAAGGAGGACCGGGGTGGCCGGGTCTTCGTGGACGCCACCCGCGCGGGCGGGGCGACCGTCGCAGCCGTGTACAGCCCCCGGCTGCGCCCCGGGATGCCGGTCTCGTTCCCGGTCGACTGGGCCGACCTGACCGAGGTGACCCCCGCCGACTTCACCATCCGGACCGCGCCGTCGCTGCTCGCCGACGGCGATCCGTGGGCCGCGTTGATGCCGGCCCCGCAACCGCTCCCCGCCGATCTGGTAGCCGAGGGCCGGACCATCCCGGTGGCCCGGGTGCAGGCCATGCACGAGGGGAAGCGCCGGGCCCGCGCCCGCCGCGAGGCCGGCTGACCGACTCGTCGGCCGCCGCTCGGCCCGCGTTCGGCCCCGGCTCGACCCGCGTTCGGCCCCGGCTCGGCCCCGCTCGCGTCCGGCGAGCGGTCGATTGTCGGTGGGTTGTGGCACGATTTCCCAGGTGAGCAGCAAACCCGACGCGACGCAGCGACTGGGCGACCTGGCGCGGCTGCGCCGGGTCCGCGACCGGATCGACAGGGAGTACGCGCAGCCGCTGGACGTCGAGGCGCTCGCCCGCGGCGCGCACATGTCGGCCGGGCACCTCAGCCGCGAGTTCCGGCTCGCCTATGGCGAATCCCCCTACAGCTACCTGATGACCCGACGGATCGAGCGGGCGATGGCCCTGCTGCGCCGCGGCGACCTGAGCGTCACCGACGTCTGTTTCGCTGTCGGTTGTTCGTCGCTGGGCACCTTCAGCACCCGCTTCACGGAGTTGGTGGGGGTGCCGCCGAGCGTCTACCGGCGGCAGGCGGCGCAGGCGACGGCGGGCATGCCGTCGTGCGTGGCG belongs to Micromonospora ureilytica and includes:
- a CDS encoding helix-turn-helix transcriptional regulator; translation: MSSKPDATQRLGDLARLRRVRDRIDREYAQPLDVEALARGAHMSAGHLSREFRLAYGESPYSYLMTRRIERAMALLRRGDLSVTDVCFAVGCSSLGTFSTRFTELVGVPPSVYRRQAAQATAGMPSCVAKQVTRPVRNREARVTAAQLA
- a CDS encoding DNA polymerase domain-containing protein, which gives rise to MSEADETRDGVALTNLDQPLSDRDDATKRDLVDYLDAVGDRILPHLRGRPLSVIRVRPGQPPFMQKNLPRYTPDWVRRAPVWAEASHREISYALCDDRRTLLWFANQRAVEYHPTLATVADLHRPTHLILDLDPPDGDGFRAAVAAALLVRQALADAGLAGAVKTSGAKGVHVFVPVTAEATAEELAAATRALAVRAERLDPVVATTAYIKEDRGGRVFVDATRAGGATVAAVYSPRLRPGMPVSFPVDWADLTEVTPADFTIRTAPSLLADGDPWAALMPAPQPLPADLVAEGRTIPVARVQAMHEGKRRARARREAG